The following DNA comes from Bryobacteraceae bacterium.
CGGCCTCGGTGGGCAGGCGATACTTCTTGCCGGTCTTTATGCCGAGCCAGTTGCAGTAGGCGACGGCGGCGTCCCAGTTCACGCCAAGCACCGGATAGGGGTCGCTGTCGGGCGTGCCGCCGCCATGGTTGCGCGGGTCGCTCCAGTACGGGATCTGGTCCTTCGGCACGGGCCGGCCGGTGGGCCACAGCTTCGGGTCTTCGTAAGCCGGATCGTCGCGGAACTTGCGCCAGTCGCCGTTGGTGACTTCGAGCTTCCCGATGTAGAAACCGTCCACCTCCACCGCGTGTACCGGCCGTTCGCGCGCCTCGCCGTCGCCGAAATTGTCGCCCATCTTGAAAGCGCCCGACGGGACGTAGACGAAGTCGCCGTAGCCGTCGTTGACGACAGATCCGGCTTTGGGTTCCGCGGCGGTCAACGCTCCGGCCGCGGCGGCAAGCAGCAGCAATCTCATTTCTTGATCAGCCCGCCTTCTTCCAGGAAGTGCCGCAGCGCGGGCATCCATACGCCGAAATCCGAAGTGCCGAAACCGCTGCCGAAGCCGTGGCGGCCCTTCTGGTAGAGGTGCAACTCGGCAACCACGCCGGCTTGCGTCAGGTCGCGGAACAACTGCGCCGAGCCGAGCGCGGGAAACTTGTCGTACTGCGCCGCGCACAGGAAGGTCGGCGGAAACTTCTTGAGATCCTCGCCTTCCATCGGGCGGCCGGGACCGTAAACGAGCCCGAGATAATCCGGGCGTGAGCTGACGCGCGCCACCGGGTCCGGCGAGTTCGGATCGCCATCGGTGGAGGCGGCCACCACCGGGCGGCCCATGTTCGAGCCGGCCGAGAACCCGATGTAGCCGATCCGCTTGGGATCGAGCTTCATCTCGGCGGCCCGCGCGCGGACCGCCTGAATCGCGCGGTTGCCGTCGGCCACCCGCGCGTCGTTGCCGTAGCGCGGCGAAAGCCGGTAGGTCAGCACGAACGCCGTCGAGCCCCACTCGTTGTACCGTTCGGCGATGTCGATGCCCTCGGCGCCGTACATCAGCATGATGTTCGATCCGCCGGGCGCGATCACCACGGCAGAGCCGTCCGCCTTGCCGGGCGCCGGCTCGAACACCGTTAGAAACGGCTTGTCGAGCGGACCATCGCCCTTGGCGCCGGGAACCTTGCCATCGTCCCAGAGCGGGATGTTGTAGTTGCCGCCCGCCGAATGGGGAGCGTCTTTGCCTGCGCCGGCGACGAGCGGCGCGGCCGCGAACGCGGCGGTGAAGAAGCGTCGGGTCATGACTTAAAGATCCGTGAGGTGCTGCAGCCGTCCCGTGCTGTCGCCGAGCTTCTCGGTTTCGATATTCATGCGATCGAGCAGCGTGAGGAACAGGTTGGTCATCGGGGTTCCGGCGGCGTATTGCAGGTGGCGCCCCGGCTGAATGCGCCCGTCGCCGCGGCCGGCGACGAGGCACGGAAGATTCTGGTGCGAGTGGCTGTTGCCGTCGAGGATCGCGCTGCCGTAGACGACCATCGAGTGATCGAGCAGCGAGCCGTCGCCGTCGCGCGTGGAGCGGAGACGATCGAGGAAGTAGGCGAACAGCGTCGTGTGGTGGACGTTGATTTGGGTGATCTTCTCGGTGTTCTCGGGGAGATTGCGGTGGTGCGAGAGCGGATGGTGGGCGTCCGGCACGCCGATTTCCGGGTACGTGCGGACGCTCGCTTCGCGGCCGTACATCAGCGTGGTGACGCGCGTGGCGTCGGCCTGGAAGGCAAGCACCTGGAGATCGTACATCAGCTTCAGGTAGTCGGCGAAGGCCACCGGAACGCCGGCCGGCTTCTCGATCGTAGGCTTGAACCCGTTCTGATCTTTCTCCGCGCGGTCGATGCGGATCTCGAGCTCGCGGACGGCGGTGAGGTACTCGTCGATCTTACGGCGATCCGCCGCGCCGAGATCGCCCACCAGCTTCTGTGTGCGCTCGCCGACGACGTCGAGAATGCTCTTCCGCTGCGCCGCGCGCCGGGCCCTAGCTTCGGGCGACGCCGAGAAATCGTCATCGCCGAAGAGCCGTTCGAAAACAATCCGCGGATTCGTCTCGGGCGGCATCGGCGTCCGCGGACCGCGCCAGGAGATGCTGTTCGTGTAGGCGCAGCTATAGCCGGAGTCGCAGCCGCCGACGGTGCGCGAATCCTCGCAGCCGAGTTCGAGCGACCCGATCCGGGTGGCGTCGCCAAGCGCCTTGGCGGCGATCTGGTCCACCGAGACGCCGGCCTGGATGTCGGAGCCCTGCGTCTTCTTCGGGTGGACGCCGGTGAGGTAGCAGGCGCCGGCGCGGGCATGGTCGCCGCCGCCATCGCCGAGCGCGTTCGCGTTGTGGTGATCGAGGCCGGAGAGAACGAGCAGGTCCTTGCGGAAAGGCTCGAGCGGCTTCATGATCCGCGAGAACTCGAAATCCGCGCCGGCGCCTTTCGGGAACCATTCCGGCGCGGTGACGCCGTTCGGAATGTAGACGAAGGCGAGCCGCACCGGGGCCTTCGGCAGGGCGGGGCCGGCGAGCGCCGGGCGCATCGCGTCGAGCAGCGGGAGGCCGACAGCCG
Coding sequences within:
- a CDS encoding formylglycine-generating enzyme family protein: MRLLLLAAAAGALTAAEPKAGSVVNDGYGDFVYVPSGAFKMGDNFGDGEARERPVHAVEVDGFYIGKLEVTNGDWRKFRDDPAYEDPKLWPTGRPVPKDQIPYWSDPRNHGGGTPDSDPYPVLGVNWDAAVAYCNWLGIKTGKKYRLPTEAEWEKAARGTDQRKYPWGNTIDHDHATYVKDSNFVTATKAGSYPGAPSPYGALDMAGNVMEWCQDWYSRDYYKSSPKKNPQGPAAGAYRVLRGGTFFEDAFDLRSYRRSAAWPSFQAYRMVGFRPAREP
- a CDS encoding alpha/beta hydrolase; the encoded protein is MTRRFFTAAFAAAPLVAGAGKDAPHSAGGNYNIPLWDDGKVPGAKGDGPLDKPFLTVFEPAPGKADGSAVVIAPGGSNIMLMYGAEGIDIAERYNEWGSTAFVLTYRLSPRYGNDARVADGNRAIQAVRARAAEMKLDPKRIGYIGFSAGSNMGRPVVAASTDGDPNSPDPVARVSSRPDYLGLVYGPGRPMEGEDLKKFPPTFLCAAQYDKFPALGSAQLFRDLTQAGVVAELHLYQKGRHGFGSGFGTSDFGVWMPALRHFLEEGGLIKK
- a CDS encoding DUF1552 domain-containing protein — its product is MIVTKKHLPRRMFLRGMGAAVGLPLLDAMRPALAGPALPKAPVRLAFVYIPNGVTAPEWFPKGAGADFEFSRIMKPLEPFRKDLLVLSGLDHHNANALGDGGGDHARAGACYLTGVHPKKTQGSDIQAGVSVDQIAAKALGDATRIGSLELGCEDSRTVGGCDSGYSCAYTNSISWRGPRTPMPPETNPRIVFERLFGDDDFSASPEARARRAAQRKSILDVVGERTQKLVGDLGAADRRKIDEYLTAVRELEIRIDRAEKDQNGFKPTIEKPAGVPVAFADYLKLMYDLQVLAFQADATRVTTLMYGREASVRTYPEIGVPDAHHPLSHHRNLPENTEKITQINVHHTTLFAYFLDRLRSTRDGDGSLLDHSMVVYGSAILDGNSHSHQNLPCLVAGRGDGRIQPGRHLQYAAGTPMTNLFLTLLDRMNIETEKLGDSTGRLQHLTDL